Genomic segment of Iocasia fonsfrigidae:
ATGAATGTGAAATATTTTATGATGATGTATATATCAGGCATGCCTATGAGTGGGTAAAAAGAGTTGAGAGAGAAGAAGGAAAGAATACTATTACTATAAAACAGGATTATGATGAAAAGGGTAATATTATAAAGGGGATTACTATTATTACTGATTCTGATGGTAATGTTGTAAGTGAGTCTGAAGACAATTATGAATATGATGAAAAAGGTAGGAATGTGAGGTTTAGTTGTGAGATTATAAGTATTGAATATGAATATGATGAAAAAGGAAATGAAATAAGGCAAGTAAAAAGAGATAGTGCGGGTAATGTTGACGATATATATGAATTAGAATATGATGATAAAGGTAATATGATTAAGTCAATAACTAAAAATCCAGATGGTTCTATTTTTAGTTATAGTCAAAGTTATTATGATAAATATAATAATAGAATAAAAATTATCAGAAAAAAAGATGGAAATATAGAAAAAAAGTATGAATACGTATATAAAATAATTCCTTAGGAGGAGAGGCTAAATGATTGATGATAATGTGATTTCTAATAAGAAAGTAGAGTATGAGCGTGACAGAAATGACCCTAATGATTCAGGTAAATTTTATTTAGAGGATGAGGAAAGTGGTGAAAAAATTGAACTGATTGATTTTGATTGGGTTGAAGGAATGGGTGTAAATAGAAATGAGAAGATCGCCGAAGCAACAGCCCAAAAATACACAACCCTTTTTCGCCTAACAGATGAACAGGTGAGGTTTGATGCTGCGGCAGGTGCCCTGGAGATAGCAGGTAGAGGGATGACTTATGCTGAGGCTTATAGTAATACTGCTGGTGCGCTGGGAGAAAACATAGCCAATATCAGTGTAATGGCGCTAAGTTCTTATACCAGTTTATCTTTAGACTATATGTATCACGATTATTTTAATGATGAGAATGATGAAAGTGAGGAGCCTCATCCCAGTAATAAGGTTGATTTAAATGAAGAGAGGGTTCAAAAGGCTGCCGATAACCTATACCTCCAGACTTTATTATTAATAGGTGGGGAGTTTTTTAACCAGGCAGAACAGTATGCCCAGGAAGCCCTGGTAAAGAAGTATTCCAGTCCTGATACCATTGCTAATCTGATCAAGGAGAGGGGATCAGATGGTTTAAAAAGCGCTAAAGCAATTAAAACCCTTATGTCAGAATATTTTTGTAACTGGGGCCCGGCAATCATTAAACTGGCCCCTAAGGTAAAACACGGTGGTTTTGCAACAGCAGGTGAATATCTGGCAGCCCTTAATAGAGAGCTTATGTTAAATCGAATATCATGTAGGGTCAATATGATCCTTCTCTGTTTAGGGGTAACCCTGATGAAGACAGAACATCCTCTGGCAGCACTCCTGGGTGCTGCTGTCCTGGTCTCTGCTCAACCGGTCTCTATGGGGGTAAGAAAGGCGGCAGAGCATAAACTAAAGGAGAAAGAGAATAATAGTGCTCAAATAGATGAAACTAAACAGACAGATATATGGGATGAAGTCCTGGATACCGTTTTTGAGGAATTCAAGAAGCAGTTTAATTTAGTAGAATTATTTAATGGGGTTAGTCAGATGTATCTCTTATGTGACCTTCATACAGATGACCCAAGGATAGCCGAATTTGAGATTGATGCCCCTGGTGGGATTGAAGGTTTTGAAATACTCTGGAGGGGCAATGTCAAAAGCCTTGCCAATTTAGATTTTAAGTGTTTAGCTAAACATGAAGGTATAGGGGATGTAAGTGAGTTTACCAATAAAATTAAAGGCCTATCAGCTTGTTATGGTACTGTGGAAAGTATTGGTGGAATGATGAACCGTAAATTTGAAAAAAAGGGAAACGAAGCGATTAACCAGCTGGACGAGGATTTTGTAGCCTTTTTTGACCATAGGGGGATAAAGAGCGCAGATGTAATGAGGAGGATAATTACTGATATTTTTCAAAAATGGGAATGGGACCCCTATGAACACAGTTATAAAGAAGTAATAGTAAAAGAAGGAGATACCCTTGAAGATATAGCCCATGATCATTTTATAAGTTGTGAGGCCCTGAGAAAGGCAAATAATCTTCATGAGAATCAGAATATCAAAGAGAGGGCAACCTTAAAGATTCCCCCATTAACCAAGGTTCCATATGAAATAAAACAAGGTGATAGTTTAAGTGAGATAGCTGTAGAATATGATACAGATGTAGCCACACTAAAACGCCTTAATAATCTAGAGGGGGGTACAATCTATACAGGAGATATTCTCCTGGTTCCATTTGAAATTGATTGGGCCTATGAGGACCGCAGATGGACATCCTTTAAAAACCCTGAGTTTAATATAACCCCGAGATTAACACATAAAAAGAAGACAAAGGATATAATGGACAAACATAATTTCTTATTCTTACCAGGATATACTGTCCCTGAAGTAAAAGACCATTTAAAAGTAATTAACAAACACTTTCCGGAGAGGTATCTAAAGTTCCTGTTGGAACAGGGGATTAATGTCGGTATTGATACCAGGGGTCGGGTGCCTTTTCATCAGGTGAGACATATCAGTATTATTGACAGGCAGGCCGATAAATTTGGTATAGGCTTACGTTATGCTGATAAAAGCTATAAAAAAATTTTGGAGTTAAGTCATAATGAGTTCTTTATAAAGGAAGAACTTAATGATAAATTATTTAGTAAAATAGATAAAAATTTTGAATATGACTACCTGATCTTTAAAGACCCTGATGTACTCTTACCCCATGTTTTTTTCAAAAAAAATCATGACAGGCTATATGGGAGTTTAGGAAAAAACAAAGAAGAATTAACTTCCCCAGAAGATCCCTATCAATTTACAGCAGGTTTTGGTGAAGAGAAAAACTATAAAAAATCCAATGGTATGGGGGTAATTAAGTTAAACGGTCATACTATTGGTGAAAATATTAGGTTTTTGAGAAAAACCAGGGGACAGCTGAAAGAAGAATATGAAGAAAATATCTATAAAGAAGGAACAAAGAAACTAATGTTAAAAGTTAATTATACTTTTACCCCCCATGGTAAACTGGACTTCAACTCCTTATTTGACCTCTATGATAAAACAGAACTAATCATCAAATATGGTAGCCCTGGAGACGGGCCAGCTATAGCAAACATACTGGAGATAGATGATTTTCAGAATGGGGATTATGGTATTAAATTACCCAGGTATCATCTAATCTCAGGTACATTATATGCTCGGCAATATAACCAATATATTAATAATGAAATGATAAATTGTGTGGGTGATAATATAAAAATAAATTTAAGTTCTGGTAAGATCTATAATTATAAATTAAATAAGGAAGATGGAGAAAAGATCTATAATATGGCTAAGGGTATTATTATGGGAGACAGGCCTATTGGTCAGGATATTAAACTGATTAAAGAAACAGAGGAAGGAATTTTAGAGTATAGGGATGATGATCAAGTAGAATATCGATTTTCTATTAAGGAAAATACGCTATTAATTGAATTAAAGAACCACCATTCTATAAGAAAAGCCTGGGGAAATATGCAGTCAGTTAACTCTATTTTAATAGAAAATTTTAAAAATGGGGATTATGGTTTGCGTTTGCCTTATGAGTACCTGGGAGATTATTGTGCACTGATGGTAGGTACCAGGGGAAGAGAAGAGATAGATGAAGGGCGAGATTACCATTTATATTCCCAGAAAAGCTACTGTGATATTAAGGATTATAAATTAAATGGACTTTACCCTGAGGGTATTAATAATAATGGTGAAGACTGTTTTTCTAAACAATATATTTTTAATGAACTGAGATATAAACTTAGTAATGGAAAAGGTAACCTCTATATAGATGGTTTTAGGATGGGTGATTTGGATATTGAGAAATTGGTCTATGAAGGAGAACTGAGTTTTCGTTACAGGTTTAAAAAGGGTTTATATACACTTGACTGTAGATTCAGGCAAAAACTTAATGAAAAAACATATCAGGTTGATGAACTGATAATTAACTATAGGGGAAGACTGAGGGATAATTATTTAGGTAAATGGAAACTGATCTTGATAAAGAATTTTAAAAATGGTGATTACAATATTAAGTTACCCGGGGTAATTGTATCACATTTACCAGGTAGTAATTATATAGCATACTAGGGAGGTGATTGAGATTAATAAATATTTTGAATTTGATTTAGAAAATACTAGGGATTTTCTAAATGATGAGGAAAAAGAAAACAGAGAGGGAAAATTAAAGCTTGGTGATAATTTTATTGGGAAGGAAATTAAAAGTAGTAATAAGGAATTATTTGATTGTGAGGATTGTTATGGTAACAAATATGTTTTAAAGGATAATAGTGATTTGCATATCTATAGCAGTAGCAAATCAGGTTCTCAAATACATACATTGTTAATTCATAAGTTTGAGGATGGTGATTATGGCTTATGGTTGACTAAACAGGCCCCATATTATTATGAAGATGGAAAGATAGTAAATTATTTTACTACTGAGGAAGCTACAGTGGGAGAGATAACTGCTATTAATAAAAATAAATATCTTCAGGAAGAGAATAGGATTATGGATGATTTTCTTTGGATTTATGCAGGTGATGATATAATATTTCCCAGTGAAGTTGAGGAACAACAGGTTAAACAGGGTGAAGGGAATAGTGATGGTGTTGGTAGTGAAGCTGGTATAGTAGCTGCTGGGGGAGCTGTCGATACAAAGAATGGAGAAGAAGGAGAAAATAAAAAGGGAAAGGATTCTATTGTTGATATTGGAAAAGATGGTAAGTTATATGTTTGTCATGGTGCTATCTTAAAATGTAGTAAAGGAACTGTCCCGTGTACACTTAATGTAATCGATAAACATCAAGTATATCTTAAGAGTAAACCTATAGCAACTGTTGATGATAGTAAACCTGTCAATATATCAAGTTTTGCTACCTGTAAAAGGCATGATTCTCCTCCATGTACACCAAAACTAAGTGGAAAATGGAAGGGTGGGAAAGAAAGTGTCTTAGTTCATGGTGTTCCTGTTTTACTGAAAACTTCAACTATTAAGTGTGCTTATGGGGGAACAATAACGATAATTAACCCTGGCCAGGGTCTTGTCAGTGAGTAATTAAGGAAGAAACCTGATATTTATAGATGGGTTTCTTTTTTGTTAATGTGGGATTGTCCTTGACTGATAAAGGGTATTAATATATAATGTATTAAAATCTAGTTATATTGTAATCTTACTTTAAAAGTTGATTTACATAATACAAAGGACTAAAAGTCTTATTAATATTGGAGTTGGGATCACTATTTTGAGGTGATCTGCCAATAAATAATTGATATATTAGGGGGCTATATTTATGGAGAAGTCAGTTGTAGAGAAGGCGAAAGCACATTTTGCTGCATTGATTGAGGATCAATTTGAAAGAATTGAGCAGATGAAAACTGTCAAGGATTTTGTTGATTATGATAATCTGGACAAAATAATAATTGGTGTTGTTGGTGGTGATGGTATTGGACCATTTATTACTAAACAGGCTCAGCGTGTTCTGGAGTTTTTACTAAAAGAGGATGTAAAAAAGGGTAGGGTTGAATTTAAAGTAATAGATGGTTTGACTATTGAAAACCGTGCTAAGTGTAAACAGGCTATACCTGATGATATTTTAGAAGAGCTTAAAAAATGTCATGTAATTTTAAAGGGGCCGACTACTACCCCGAGGGCAGGTGACCAGTGGCCTAATATAGAAAGTGCTAATGTTGCTATGAGAAAAGAACTGGATCTCTTTGCTAATGTACGTCCGGTTAAAGTCCCTGAGGAAAATATCGATTGGATTTTCTTCCGCGAAAATACAGAAGGCGCTTATGCCCTGGGGAGTGATGGTATAAGGGTAAATGATGACCTGGCTGTAGATTTTACTGTTGCTACTTATGAGGGGTCATATAGGATTATTAAGGCAGCCTTTGATTATGCTAAAAAAAGCGGTATGAATAAGGTTACTGTAGTTACTAAGGCAAATGTTGTTAAAACTACTGATGGTTTATTTTTAGATATTGCTAAAGATATTTCTAAAGACTACCCGGAAGTTGAGTGGGATGACTGGTATATAGACATTATGACTGCAAAATTAGTTGATGAAAAACGCAGGAGTCAGTTTAAAGTAATGGTGCTTCCTAATTTATATGGAGATATTTTGACTGATGAAGCCGCTGAATTTCAAGGTGGGGTTGGTACTGCTGGTAGTGCTAATCTTGGTAAAAAATATGCGATGTTTGAGGCGATTCATGGCTCTGCACCAAGAATGGTAAAAGAAGGTAGGGCTAAATACGCTGACCCCAGTAGTATAATCAGGGCAGCCGGGATGTTGCTTGACCATATTGGATATACAGATAAAGCACATAGACTACAAATGGCGCTTGATATTTGTGGTGATTATGAAAAGAAATTAGTACTAACAGGTAGGGATAATGGTGCTACCGGTGCTGAGTTTGCTGATTATCTTATGGAAACAATTAGAGATGATAATATAGAGAATAAATGGAAAGAGTTTACTGATTAATAAGGTTTAATTTATTATAGGGCAAAGTTGAGCCTGGTAGGGGTTTGTTTGGTGATAAACTGAACATATCTTTGCCAGGTTTATTAATACTCTTTAATTCCTTGAATTTAATATTTATATATGATATAATTATATAGAAATACTTATACATAAAAAAATTAACCCCACATAGGTTCACGTGTGAGGCTTAATTATTCTTATAATTATGAAAAATTTGTAAATAATGCATATAAAATCTAAATATATAGAGGTGATTTATAAAAGGTAATTTTTAAGGGGGTAATTATTTTGGAGAAATTTGCTGTGTTGGGAGCAGGAAACGGTGGTCAGGCTATGGCTGCATATCTTGCATTAAATGGGTGTAAGGTTAATCTTTATAATCGAAGTAGGGAAAGACTGGAACCAATTATTAAGAAGGGTGGTATATTTCTTAGTGGTATCTACCAGGGCTTTGGCAGATTAAATAAAATTACCGATAACATAGAAGAGGCCCTTAGTGGTACTGATATAATCATGGTTGTTACACCTGCTGTTGCCCATAGATATCTGGCAGAAAAAATGAGTCCTTATCTTAGGGATGGACAGAAAATAATTCTTAATCCAGGTCGGACCGGTGGTACCTTAGAATTTTATAATATTTTAAAATCTAATAATTGTAATGCTGATCTTATTATATCTGAAACCCAGACATTTTTGTATGCCAGTCGTGTTGTAGGACCAGCCCGGGCAAAGATATTTGGTGTGAAAAACAGGGTTGCCATAGCAGCCTTTCCAAGTAATAGAACAAGGGAAATTATTGATAAACTTTATAAAATTTTACCTCAATTTTCACCAGTAGAAAATGTGATGAAAACAAGTTTAGATAATATAGGGTCTATCTTTCACCCGGCCCCTACATTACTTAATATGGCCTGGATTGAATCTACTGATGGTAATTTCTCATATTATCAACAGGGTATTTCACCAGCTATAAGTAAGATAATGGAAAAAATGGATCAGGAGAGAATGAATGTGGCTGAGTCACTGGGTATAAGCCCTATTAGTGCCTTAGACTGGCTGCGAATGTCCTATGGGGCAAGGGGGAAGAGTTTGTATGAATTACTACAGAATAATAAGCAGTATGAAGGGATAGGGGCTCCAGAGGAGATTAAACATAGATATATATTTGAGGATGTTCCTATGGGTCTTGTTCCAATTTCTTCACTGGCTAATTATTTTGGTATAAGTACACCTACCATAGATATGATTATAGAGCTGGCAAATCTTGTTTATGATACTGATTTTAGGAAAATAGGCAGGACTGTTAAGTCTTTAGGTTTGCTTGGTTTGAATAAAAAAGAGATAATTGACCTGGTGAATAAAGGTAACATCAGTAATGTTGAGGTACATCCAAAACTGCGTAGGACTTTATATAAGGGTCTAGATAATATAATTTACGGTCAATTTGCAGAATACCAGAAAGAGGTTGAATGAATTGAAAAAACTAATAATTGGTGCTTCTGTTGGTAATTGTGTTCATGTTGCTGGAGTTTTAAATTTTTTGCGACTTGCAGAAGAACACGGCTATCGAGCCAAATTTCTGGGGCCGGCTATTTCTATTAATTATTTGCTTAATGCTGTCGAGGAAGCCTCACCAGATATGGTAGCTGTAGGTTACAGGTTGACCCCTGAAACAGCTTATAAAATATTAAAGAGATTAAAAGATTCTGTGGAAGAAAGGGGTCTAAGTTCTTACAAATTTGTTTTTGGAGGAACCCTACCAGTTGCTCGTAAGGCTCAAGAGGTAGGGTTTTTTGATG
This window contains:
- a CDS encoding DUF4280 domain-containing protein, giving the protein MIEINKYFEFDLENTRDFLNDEEKENREGKLKLGDNFIGKEIKSSNKELFDCEDCYGNKYVLKDNSDLHIYSSSKSGSQIHTLLIHKFEDGDYGLWLTKQAPYYYEDGKIVNYFTTEEATVGEITAINKNKYLQEENRIMDDFLWIYAGDDIIFPSEVEEQQVKQGEGNSDGVGSEAGIVAAGGAVDTKNGEEGENKKGKDSIVDIGKDGKLYVCHGAILKCSKGTVPCTLNVIDKHQVYLKSKPIATVDDSKPVNISSFATCKRHDSPPCTPKLSGKWKGGKESVLVHGVPVLLKTSTIKCAYGGTITIINPGQGLVSE
- a CDS encoding LysM peptidoglycan-binding domain-containing protein, with the translated sequence MIDDNVISNKKVEYERDRNDPNDSGKFYLEDEESGEKIELIDFDWVEGMGVNRNEKIAEATAQKYTTLFRLTDEQVRFDAAAGALEIAGRGMTYAEAYSNTAGALGENIANISVMALSSYTSLSLDYMYHDYFNDENDESEEPHPSNKVDLNEERVQKAADNLYLQTLLLIGGEFFNQAEQYAQEALVKKYSSPDTIANLIKERGSDGLKSAKAIKTLMSEYFCNWGPAIIKLAPKVKHGGFATAGEYLAALNRELMLNRISCRVNMILLCLGVTLMKTEHPLAALLGAAVLVSAQPVSMGVRKAAEHKLKEKENNSAQIDETKQTDIWDEVLDTVFEEFKKQFNLVELFNGVSQMYLLCDLHTDDPRIAEFEIDAPGGIEGFEILWRGNVKSLANLDFKCLAKHEGIGDVSEFTNKIKGLSACYGTVESIGGMMNRKFEKKGNEAINQLDEDFVAFFDHRGIKSADVMRRIITDIFQKWEWDPYEHSYKEVIVKEGDTLEDIAHDHFISCEALRKANNLHENQNIKERATLKIPPLTKVPYEIKQGDSLSEIAVEYDTDVATLKRLNNLEGGTIYTGDILLVPFEIDWAYEDRRWTSFKNPEFNITPRLTHKKKTKDIMDKHNFLFLPGYTVPEVKDHLKVINKHFPERYLKFLLEQGINVGIDTRGRVPFHQVRHISIIDRQADKFGIGLRYADKSYKKILELSHNEFFIKEELNDKLFSKIDKNFEYDYLIFKDPDVLLPHVFFKKNHDRLYGSLGKNKEELTSPEDPYQFTAGFGEEKNYKKSNGMGVIKLNGHTIGENIRFLRKTRGQLKEEYEENIYKEGTKKLMLKVNYTFTPHGKLDFNSLFDLYDKTELIIKYGSPGDGPAIANILEIDDFQNGDYGIKLPRYHLISGTLYARQYNQYINNEMINCVGDNIKINLSSGKIYNYKLNKEDGEKIYNMAKGIIMGDRPIGQDIKLIKETEEGILEYRDDDQVEYRFSIKENTLLIELKNHHSIRKAWGNMQSVNSILIENFKNGDYGLRLPYEYLGDYCALMVGTRGREEIDEGRDYHLYSQKSYCDIKDYKLNGLYPEGINNNGEDCFSKQYIFNELRYKLSNGKGNLYIDGFRMGDLDIEKLVYEGELSFRYRFKKGLYTLDCRFRQKLNEKTYQVDELIINYRGRLRDNYLGKWKLILIKNFKNGDYNIKLPGVIVSHLPGSNYIAY
- a CDS encoding NAD/NADP-dependent octopine/nopaline dehydrogenase family protein, coding for MILEKFAVLGAGNGGQAMAAYLALNGCKVNLYNRSRERLEPIIKKGGIFLSGIYQGFGRLNKITDNIEEALSGTDIIMVVTPAVAHRYLAEKMSPYLRDGQKIILNPGRTGGTLEFYNILKSNNCNADLIISETQTFLYASRVVGPARAKIFGVKNRVAIAAFPSNRTREIIDKLYKILPQFSPVENVMKTSLDNIGSIFHPAPTLLNMAWIESTDGNFSYYQQGISPAISKIMEKMDQERMNVAESLGISPISALDWLRMSYGARGKSLYELLQNNKQYEGIGAPEEIKHRYIFEDVPMGLVPISSLANYFGISTPTIDMIIELANLVYDTDFRKIGRTVKSLGLLGLNKKEIIDLVNKGNISNVEVHPKLRRTLYKGLDNIIYGQFAEYQKEVE
- a CDS encoding isocitrate/isopropylmalate family dehydrogenase; this translates as MEKSVVEKAKAHFAALIEDQFERIEQMKTVKDFVDYDNLDKIIIGVVGGDGIGPFITKQAQRVLEFLLKEDVKKGRVEFKVIDGLTIENRAKCKQAIPDDILEELKKCHVILKGPTTTPRAGDQWPNIESANVAMRKELDLFANVRPVKVPEENIDWIFFRENTEGAYALGSDGIRVNDDLAVDFTVATYEGSYRIIKAAFDYAKKSGMNKVTVVTKANVVKTTDGLFLDIAKDISKDYPEVEWDDWYIDIMTAKLVDEKRRSQFKVMVLPNLYGDILTDEAAEFQGGVGTAGSANLGKKYAMFEAIHGSAPRMVKEGRAKYADPSSIIRAAGMLLDHIGYTDKAHRLQMALDICGDYEKKLVLTGRDNGATGAEFADYLMETIRDDNIENKWKEFTD